gtgtggttcatttacataaccttcccaaccacttttgtctatgattgtagctaTCTGCAGGAAGCTGAAGTAGCTGACTCGGTGAATGCAGACATTATTTAATTCAGGTATTAGCCAAAGCAGTTCGAGTAAAAATAACCACTCTAGCAACCGTTTTTAAAGCCATTTCTCTGTGAAGAACGTAACTGCTCCCTTTGACAACTTTCTGATTaaaaacatgtacaaagtaCAGCGATTCAgtcatttaaagtggtactacgaccaaaaaaattctttttttcctttggatttgaaaactatgttaactaaacactaactgacccaagttttaagttctgattttaaaaagacagctgtttattttagctggatttttcttatttattggtccgccattactaactttaaaatctttagagagctgggtcgaggagaaaatgacgtcaaagactcactggtttaagaatgcaatgcgtgtgtacgcggccaaattaatatgcagcacgggagtttcgggctttcagacttttaaaccggtgttttgcatatataataagttgcgtttacacgctgaaattttaagctagggAGTAAAtggcgtcattttctctagatccaaccctctgaggtccaatcggccagttttgaacgtgagtaatgaaagaccgtgaaatccaaaacttacactcaaaacaaacagcctttggataaaactcaaaacgcaaaattttgccagttaggtgccaagcgaacacgctttcagaatctgaagaaaaaaaggaaatgattttgtgatcatagtaccactttaagttatatttaaatagcacttaccattcttttcgtgTTCCAGCTCCCCAAATTCaaaggtgacatcatcgccaattagcacaaatggcgcccagtattttatggccgaataattctttgtctcctgaagagatttcatagcatggtgaagagctgtacttgcactttttctatctgccaagtgttggtaGAAACTCTTCATGAACATGAAGGTCGCCTCGTCgtcgattgcccagagtgacaccagaacagaccgggcaccagcacacaggaaagccctggctattcccacaataccctcagattttacctctccctggccactatgacagcaactgagcacaaccagtcttgcctgaAGGCGAACTGCTTGAACATCGCTCAACaataacatgtaatcttcctcttcGGGAAGCTGGGATGTGCGTtcgggatttggggccaaagcaatttctccagatCCATCATCcccatgtgcagcaatgtggattaaggcaactgacttcattctttttagcacctcagctttggttgcattttttcctgtaagaggcacggtctgcagaagttctccaattACATCCACCTCTTTTTTCGCACACGGCAGCTGTCCATACATGGGTTCACCAGTGCCGTAAGTGACTTCACTCAAGCACGGATCGCCTACAAGCAGTGCTTCATTCTTACTTTGGAAGTTGTCAGGTGCCATAGTGATCAATTTTAAAGCAGTCAGTGAGGGAATTgcacggatcctgacagagtcactcattgcagaaaaaggagccaggcaaaagtgtccatcaggaacaaacacTAAGTCATCACCCTGGATCAAGTCTGCTATAGGACTgactaagacatcatacaaaGGTTGCAAAGAGTGCACAGAGAAGCTCAAGGACTGAACGGTTTCTTCAACAGCTTCCCTACTGCTCGAGAAGTCACTGCGTTGTCTGTCAAGCGAACGATTCTCACATCGTACAACGGTCCCGGCATTGATCTGTTTAAAAGTACTTTTCATCAGAGACTTGGCACttccattttcgattttcttttgtctaaaatttatcCCGATATCATCTCTTagcaaccagaagctgatcgtgttcccttcaagtgctgtgaaaacagtttgtgaaggtagatcTTTCATAACCAAAGAGATAGTTACCTTCATCGTAGGTTTCTCATCAACGCTGTATTGCATCTTTAAAATGTCTgccaaagcctgtgctcgtccttgctcagcagcatacaaagcttcatcaacctctccattcCTCAAGAGTGCTGTCCACAGAGCAGTGTACTCAAACCCCCTTGtgtcacgaaagcttattttccatgcatcctcTGACCATAGAAGATGCCTAActtcatcaaaataataaatgctTAGACGATAACAATTAAGAGCTTTTCTCAAGGAGCCTAAAAATTCATGAACAAGACCAATATGATAATATGCGATAGCCAGCCCCATTGGGTCCtctgtttccttgcaaatactaagatgtttatagcggtactctatggcttgcttgaaattaccaagactgtgataagcgttgccgagattgccataggctgttccttctccggccctgtcccctacctcttttgcaatactaagatgttgatggtggtactctatggcttgcttgaaattaccaagaatGTTATAaacgttgccgagattgccatagactgctccttctccggccctgtcccctacctcttttgcaatactaagatgttgatggtggtactctatggcttgcttgaaattaccaagactgtgataagcgttgccgagattgccataggctgttccttctccggccctgtcccctacctcttttgcaatactaagatgttgatgttggtactctatggcttgcttgaaattaccaagactttgataagcgtttcCAAGACTGCAATAAGCTTgcccttctccggccctgtccccaaCCTCTTTCGCTATACTCAGACGTTGATGGTTGTACTCTATGGCTttcttgaaattaccaagacttcgataagcgctgccgagattgccataggctgctccttctccggccctgtcccctacctcttttgcaatactaagatgttgatggtggtactctatggcttgcttgaaattaccaaggctgtcataagcgttgccaagattgccataggctgctccttctccggccctgtcccctacctcttttgcaatagtaagatcttgatggtggtactctatggcttgcttgaaattaccaagacctTGATAAGCGTTTccaagattgcaataagcttttccttctccggccctgtcccctacctctttcacaatactaagatgttgatggtggtactctatggcttgcttgaaattaccaagacttcgataagcgttgccgagattgccataggctgctccttctccgtcCCTTGcccctacctctttcgcaatactaagttgttgatggtggtactctatggcttgcttgaaattaccaaggctgtcataagcgttgccgagattgccataggctgctccttctctggccctgtcccttacctcttttgcaatactaagaagttgatggtgatactctatggcttgtttgaaattaccaagactttgataagcgttgccaagattgccataggctgctccttctctggtcctgtcccctacctcttttgcaattttaagatcttgatggtggtactctatggcttgcttgaaattaccaagactgtgataagcgttgccgagattgccataggctgctccttctccggccctgtcccctacctcttttgcaatactaagacattgatggtggtactctatggcttgcttgaaattaccaagactttgataagcgttgccgagattgccataggctgctccttctccggccctgtcccctacctcttttgcaatactaagacattgATGGTTGTACTCTacggcttgcttgaaattaccaagactgtcataagcgttgccgagattgccataggctgctccttctctggccctgtcccctacctcttttgcaatactaagatcttgatggtggtactctgcggcttgcttgaaattaccaagactgtgataagcgttgccgagattgccataggctcttccttctccggccctgaaacccacttccttaaaaatggctaatgcttctgtgtaatttGTTATGGCCTGATTAAAGTCAGCTGTGCCCTGATAGTATCCACCAAgaatgaaataagccaaaccCTTGCCTGGTCTGTCTCCCTCCTTTCTTGCAACATTAAGCTCTTGCATATGCCACTCCAAAACGTCCAACTTTCTATCCACCATTGTTGATAATCAAAACCAGGAAGTTTTTCTCAGAAATCTGGGGTGCacctagaagataaatgaacgaaaacacAATAGGTTCAATGCTCTGAGTACAGGATGCTAAACCGGCAAAGCAAGATTAATTGAACAGTGAAGGAATAACTATCTTAAGCCAttatttcgaaagaaaaatgcctttcttcatcagggtttcccaaGGAATGATTTCGGCTAATGGAGACAGTTGTTACAGAATAAATACTTGGGCATTTAACAGACTAAGAGcgtttaaaaatagaaattctaTTATGTAAATGAGGGGAAAACAGCCTATAGAAAAGCGATGGCATgccatttcatctttcttatcgAAAGCTAATTAAATGTTCTTAAGATATGCTTCGCTGGCAGGAAATTTGCTGCCGGTATGTAGCTGACACCAAAAAGACAGGAGGGGATGCCATTAAGAgtgtaattttcaattttctgcaattgacgtcaaactcataattttttatttcaggtCTAAATCTATCCAATGTCGGAATTGCTTGttttttgtcacaattttttttgtctggatACCTGGTTACTCCATGTACCGTAAACACCggcgtataagccgcacctttttgttcaaaattttcGGATCAAATCAGGGATGCGGCTTATCTGTGAAAACATCTAGACACCATGccgtaaatttgcataaattaacaagtTTAGCGAAAATTCTTAAGTCTGTATAGACCTCTGCAGCAAATTAATAAGAACTTCATAAAACAATaccacattacgcattgatcattgcttttgcgagtttggtggctcctaaaagagccgtttttgtTTGAGCTTACACAATGATTAAACCTTCTTCGTTAAAAGATGTTTTAACCGGTTTAACATTGCCTTTCTTGAGCAGGTGAACTTCACTCGGCAGGGAATCTCCATTCCAccacaaagttgtttacaatgttGACAATGGCCGCTCACTTCGACAGAAATCGATCCACCACGAGCGagaatgcctggttactaagctaaaACGAACCGAAACGTTCGTCAGGTGTTGTTGCATGTAAATTCTAATGAGAAATGGACAGGAATGAAAAATACTGTATTAAAAATGCCAGAGAAAGATCAAATTTATGTCCTAGTCGGATTTTCATACTATTAGAGAGTCAAAATTATAGGAAAGAGTTTGAGTATTCTGTTTTAAATGTTAGTGAGTTAATACGCGGGTTGACACatgcaagaaacttgaagaaacagtgcatttacatgtaagacatcTTTGTCAAGACTccacttttgatttattttaatttctttcaaattgtttttttccaaaatctaagttgctaaactcggggtgcggcttatctgcgagtgcggcttatacgccGGTGTTTACGGTATTTTGATCCAGGGACTTTGAATGAGCTAATTGAACTGCTCACACGTTTCCATTGAGAAAGGCTGCTCGTCAGGACagaattggccgtttttatactagagatgcATAATCCGGCCATTCAAATTATGCCTTTCCCTCTCTTTCTCCATAAGCCAAAATCATTCCttgggaaaccctgatgaagaaaggcattttCTTTCGAAATTTTGGCTTAAGATAGTTATTCCTTCACTGCTCAATTAATCTTGCTGTGCCAGTTTAGCATCCTGTAGTCAGGGCATTGAACCTATTGTTTTTGTATTTCTCGGCGTACATGTGGGTAGCCACTTAGACACCGTACTACCAATGGAGTCTTAAGTATGCTGttcgttttcatttgggttcTAACCATTCACTATACTAGCTCTCTACGAccttcattggcttcccattGCCTATCGAATCAGGTTTAAGATTTAAATCAACTCATGGATAAGTGCCATCTTATCTTAGTGACGTGATTACGCTTGGACCtatcctctatttattgtaTACTGCACCATTAGCTGACTTATTTCGACACCATAACTTGCAATTTCACCTCTATGCTGATACGCAATACGCAACTTTacgtttccttttcaacaaataaTGACCTAGAACTGACTGAAGCTGTTGTGAACGTATCGAGCTATACCTGTGGCTTTAGGTTGCTGACTGATACGGAAATCGTTACTATCGCTGCCACCATAGAatcttatttttggatttttggatCCTACAACACTGTTCAGAGTCTCATTCCTTTGGGAGTTTGTCATGGGTGCAAGCTTCTCTGCTACAGCATCAGTGCAGTAATCTTTGAAGATGTTATTCAAAGCTGACTGCAACTTTTCCCCATGTAGATCTTTTCCGTAGGGCAGTTCTTTATGCTTGTAGGAGGCTGGGTCAGTTTTGAACCCACACCAAGTAACCGCACAGTTACAATGGTCTCCAAACGCATGGGGAACGATGCACCTAAGTGCCGCCTGAATTCCTTTTGAATCACCCTTATTTTGGGCAATAGCATATGAAAAGCACTTCACTAAATGATTGATCACTTTTTGAGATGGAGGGGAACAAttgtcaaattttgcattttgactgaGGTTGTAAAAACGTGTGGTAAGGGATCTTTTCATGTGAATTATGTcactgaatttttcaacatcataAGCAACTTTTTGACGTATGTGTGCCTCTGTTGTGGAGTCATCATCACctgtgtaaattgaaaactttacACCTTGAGTTGGAGCTCTATTAAACAATTCAACTGCTGCATCAGGCTCCATAGCTTTTGATGAGGCTACGTGATTTTTTCGGCAGTCGTGGGCTCTAGGTTGCTTTCCTGTGGATTTTGCCCAATCACAAAATCTACAACTTTTTTGTCCTTATTGTATAGTCCAACACTCATAACTGCTGCTTGTCCAGTGCGCGAATTATGGCCCTTTCCACGTCTCTGCCATCCCATGTCAAAGGAACAGGGTATTGGAACGAGATTACCCTCATCACTTTTAACTCCATTTTGCAGTGCTTCATTTTTCTccattgttaaacagttttgaCAGCTACTCTTTGCAATACTTTCCACAGCTTTCCCTACCTCTCTTTCCCTCAGTTTAAAAGTTACAGAATTTAAAGTTGGGGCATTTAAAGTGGACAGCACATTGTTTATATGGGTTTGGCCAATGCCGGCATGAAGGCAGCCAAGTACCACTCGTGTGTTTATGTCAAAAGCAGGTGGACCACATTTTCCACTTCGGTGTTGTCCAGAAGTTTTGACTTGGTTGCTTTTACCACAAAATGGACATTTTATCACAAATGTGCTGGCTAGACCGTGGTCCTAAAATGATACAAGTGGAATGAAAAGAGCTTTGTGTGAAGAAAGCATACTAAGGATATTTGATGTATTGTGGTAGGAAAAAgtatatgtttttaaaatgactGTTGTTGTAATTTGCTCATGCAAGGTGTTTAAAAAAGTACTTCTAGAGAGTTTTCcaacaaaaataggaaaaataaagagatactttttttgtaaaaatgtaaatgataaaaaagatatatttcaaatttttgcacAGCCACATGTCTTAATTATTGCATGCAGTACTTTCTTACTATCAACTATTTTCACTAGCAAGCAGTCAAGCAAAAATCAGCAAAGGTtgattgtaaacaatttttgggTTTACAATGGGTCCATTCAAAAGGGCATACAAGAAAGTAGGTATACATTCTGTGTAGCAAATAGAAAAGTCCATTCCAGCTCAGTCCATTCCTGATAGTTCAGGGAAGAATTAGTGGACTACATTAGTGCAGCTTTGGAGACTTTCCCGAAACACATCAAGGTCAATGAATCGACTTCCACGGGGAATAGCTTCTTCTCTTTCAGTGGCAGcctgttatatagcacaaaaaaattGATGGTTCCGGTAATTGCACCTCTGTGTAGTGAATATAAAATCCCAAAGCGCCCATACCTGAGTACTCCTTGTTTCTCGTTTAGAGGGTGGTTCGTTTTCGTCAATACAGTTTCCAAACTCCAGTTTCCTTTTCGCAATGTAGTTTTGATATCTGCGTCTCACGTGCTCCAGATTTTTTGGAGTTCCTTTTTCTCCGGGTTTCGTGAAGCGCCCATTTGCACTTCGCTTTACGTGGTTAGAGGGAGAGGGAGAATGACTCTGACTGGTAAGTGATGACGGTGAATTACCTCCTTCTTTATCGTTCAAGTTAACCGCAGCCAAACTTACTGATCCAAACACTGAGTACACGTACGGAAACTTAATGTGATGTTTACGATAATTAGATTCACGCTTTCGATAATTCACACTTTCTGTCGAAAATACACTAGCAACTCTTgtaatatttcttattttaccaaAACAGCATCCCATGCAAACGAAAACACTTGCATTTCGAGCTTCCAGCAATTTTGTAAACTTTAACCGGACGATATTACGGAAAAGggaagccatctttgtttttattttttgcgtgGACTTCGCGTGGATTTAAAATCTcgcgccatactagtgcccagcttgcgcgcggtctcaaaactctagggagccaccttaagccaAGTTGAGTctccttgcttcacaaattgactcgaaggtgtgaaaatgtgaattctacatgca
The genomic region above belongs to Montipora capricornis isolate CH-2021 chromosome 8, ASM3666992v2, whole genome shotgun sequence and contains:
- the LOC138014048 gene encoding tetratricopeptide repeat protein 28-like, which produces MVDRKLDVLEWHMQELNVARKEGDRPGKGLAYFILGGYYQGTADFNQAITNYTEALAIFKEVGFRAGEGRAYGNLGNAYHSLGNFKQAAEYHHQDLSIAKEVGDRAREGAAYGNLGNAYDSLGNFKQAVEYNHQCLSIAKEVGDRAGEGAAYGNLGNAYQSLGNFKQAIEYHHQCLSIAKEVGDRAGEGAAYGNLGNAYHSLGNFKQAIEYHHQDLKIAKEVGDRTREGAAYGNLGNAYQSLGNFKQAIEYHHQLLSIAKEVRDRAREGAAYGNLGNAYDSLGNFKQAIEYHHQQLSIAKEVGARDGEGAAYGNLGNAYRSLGNFKQAIEYHHQHLSIVKEVGDRAGEGAAYGNLGNAYDSLGNFKQAIEYHHQHLSIAKEVGDRAGEGAAYGNLGSAYRSLGNFKKAIEYNHQRLSIAKEVGDRAGEGQAYCSLGNAYQSLGNFKQAIEYQHQHLSIAKEVGDRAGEGTAYGNLGNAYHSLGNFKQAIEYHHQHLSIAKEVGDRAGEGAVYGNLGNVYNILGNFKQAIEYHHQHLSIAKEVGDRAGEGTAYGNLGNAYHSLGNFKQAIEYRYKHLSICKETEDPMGLAIAYYHIGLVHEFLGSLRKALNCYRLSIYYFDEVRHLLWSEDAWKISFRDTRGFEYTALWTALLRNGEVDEALYAAEQGRAQALADILKMQYSVDEKPTMKVTISLVMKDLPSQTVFTALEGNTISFWLLRDDIGINFRQKKIENGSAKSLMKSTFKQINAGTVVRCENRSLDRQRSDFSSSREAVEETVQSLSFSVHSLQPLYDVLVSPIADLIQGDDLVFVPDGHFCLAPFSAMSDSVRIRAIPSLTALKLITMAPDNFQSKNEALLVGDPCLSEVTYGTGEPMYGQLPCAKKEVDVIGELLQTVPLTGKNATKAEVLKRMKSVALIHIAAHGDDGSGEIALAPNPERTSQLPEEEDYMLLLSDVQAVRLQARLVVLSCCHSGQGEVKSEGIVGIARAFLCAGARSVLVSLWAIDDEATFMFMKSFYQHLADRKSASTALHHAMKSLQETKNYSAIKYWAPFVLIGDDVTFEFGELEHEKNETMSKT
- the LOC138060483 gene encoding uncharacterized protein; this translates as MEPDAAVELFNRAPTQGVKFSIYTGDDDSTTEAHIRQKVAYDVEKFSDIIHMKRSLTTRFYNLSQNAKFDNCSPPSQKVINHLVKCFSYAIAQNKGDSKGIQAALRCIVPHAFGDHCNCAVTWCGFKTDPASYKHKELPYGKDLHGEKLQSALNNIFKDYCTDAVAEKLAPMTNSQRNETLNSVVGSKNPKIRFYGGSDSNDFRISQQPKATGIARYVHNSFSQF